The window TGTTTAAATATCAACAACAAAAATTTATTCTCTGGGTGTGTTTTGTGTGTTGATAACCTATCTTTACCCATTAAGGTAAACAGATTTTGCTGATTTAAAAAGCAGGCACATTTACAAACTCGCAACAAATCAGACTAACTCAGTCATAGTCGGTCATAAATAAACATAATTAGTCAATTTTAAGCTGTGAAAAAATGACTGAATTAGACCAAGCATTTTTGTTACTCAGGCAAATCATCAAAAAATAACGCAAATAACATGATGCGCATCACGCAAAAATGTAATGCTTATATTTTTATTTCAAATATAGTCATCAAAGATCACTTTAAAATGCTTTGTATTTTTCAAAAAAGGATTACTTGAATCTAGTCACGACAAAAAAAAAGCAACACTGGCAGAATAAATATCGTGGAAAGAATAGGAGCTAAAAATGTTACAAGCCGAACGCCATAAACTAATTTGTTCCCATGTTGCACAAAAAGGTTCGGCATTAGTGCGTGAATTGGCTCAGTTATGTCTGGTTTCCCAAGAAACTATCCGTCGTGATTTAACCGTCTTAGCACGGGAAAATCGGATCATTCGTAGCTTCGGCGGTGCTGTGGCCATTGACCAAGAAGAAATGCCGATGGTCAATGTGATGCCCTCTTCGGTCAAACTCAGTCAAATGGTCGATGGGGCAGAATCTTTTCGTAAAAGAACCGAAGAGCACCCAGATGCAAAAATGAAAATTTCCAAAGCTGCGTTGAAATTTATCCAGCCCGGCGACTGTATTATGTTAGATAACAGCAGTACTTGCTGGTTTCTGGCAAGGCAAATTCCAGACATCGATATTACGGTAGTGACGAATTCCGTCAAAATTATCCAAGCCTTAGCATGCCGTGACCGAGTGCGTGTTATTGGCATTGGGGGAGAATATTCAGAGCGCCACGATGACTTTCATGGTCCGATTGCTGAAAGCATTATTCGCAGTTTTCAAATTAAAACCCTATTTTTATCATGCCAAGGTTTTAATATTGAAAATGGTATTCGTGATGGTAGCGAAATAAACTCAAAACTAAAAAATATTATGCTGCAAGTTTCAGAGAATACCGTTTTGCTCGCCGATAATAGTAAACTCGGGAAATATGCATTTAGTCAAGTTTGTACATTCGATGATATTAACGTATTAATTACCAACAAACTTGATGATACACGTTTTCAAAAACAATTCCCGAATTTAAATATTATTGAATGTGATAAGTAATTTATAAAAAATAAAAATCCGTAACCGTGATGTAAGTAAAAAATAATCGTTTTTAATTTATCCTATTAATTTTCTGTATTAAATAAGTGCAGGGATATTGTTTACCTACAATTCCTTAGCAATTAATTATGCTTTAAATAATTCGAGGTGCAACTAGGCAACAACGCTGCAGCTTGAAGTATGACGAACTTTTACTCTAAATAATTCGAGGTGCAGCTAGGCGACAAGTGAATGAGTCACTAGGAGCTTACATAAGTAAGTGACTAGTGCGAGTGAACGCAGTCAACAACGCTGCAGCTTGAAGTATGACGAACTTTTACTCTAAATAATTCGAGGTGCAGCTAGGCGACAAGTGAATGAGTCACTAGGCGCTTACATAAGTCAGTGACTAGTGCGAGTGAACGCAGTCAACAACGCTGCAGCTTGAAGTATGACGAACTTTTACTCTAAATAATTCGAGGTGCAGCTAGGCGACAAGTGAATGAGTCACTAGGAGCTTACATAAGTAAGTGACTAGTGCGAGTGAACGCAGTCAACAACGCTGCAGCTTGAAGTATGACGAGTAATTCTACACTAAGGAATACCACTATGAATACTAAGAAACTAGTTTTACCTTGTTTAATGAGCGTTGCATTGTTGTCAAATGTTGCAATGGCTGAATCTCAAAAAGCGCAAAAACCATTTACTATGGGCGTTGTGGTGAAAGTCGGTGGTATTCCTTGGTTTAACGTGATGGAGCAAGGAATTACAGAAGAAGGGAAAAAACTTGGTGTGAATGCATTCCAAGTTGGCCCAACAACCGCTGATCCTGCGGAACAAGTTCGTGCAATCGAAGATTTAATCGCGAAAAAAGTGGATGTGATCGGTGTCGTTCCTAACGATGCTAAAGTCCTTGAACCTGTATTAAAACGCGCTCAAGAAGCCGGTATTAAAGTAATTACTCACGAATCGCCAAACCAAACTAACGCAGACTGGGACTTTGAATTACTTGATACTCAAAGTATGGGGGCTAACCATATGAAAGATATGGCGGCCTGTATGGGTGAAGAAGGCAAGTATGCCATGTTTGTGGGCAGTTTAACCGTTCCTCTAGTGAATGAGTGGGCAGATGCCGCTATCGCTTACCAAAAAGCTAACTACCCGAAAATGCAAATGGTTGATGACCGATTTGGTGTTGCGGAATCTGTTGATGATTCTATGCGTACCGCCAATGACTTGTTGTCTAAACATAAAGACCTAAAAGGCATCATGTCCTTCGGTTCACAAGGACCGATTGGAGCGGGTCGTGCTATCGATAAACGCCGCAAAAATGACGAAACGTGCGTATTCGGTACCTTTACGCCAGGTCAAGGCATCAAATTACTGGAAAAAGGCGCTATTGACGGCGGTTATATTTCCAATCCAAAAGTGGCAGGGCAAGTTTTCGTCCAAGTCGCAACCGCAATGATGAACGGGGAAGAGATCAAAGACGGCATTTCAATCGGTGATATGGGCGAAATTAAAGTCAGCGGTAACACAATTTTAAGCGATAACCCCGTTAACTTAAATATTGAAAATACCAAAAAATTGGTCGACGTCGGCCTGTAATAACCTTCTGTAAAATACCTTATAAAACAAAAAATAAGATGTAATCCAGCTTGATATTTTCTGTTTTCAAACTGTTCGAGTTGTCATTAATAACACGGCAACTCGAACATTGAAGAACAAGCCAACACCAATTTATTTGCAGTAGGAATTGTACTTATGACAGCCACCTCAAAAGCTGACAAATCCGATCCACTCATTACCTTGCGCGACCTATCCAAAAGCTTTGGTGGTCACCGCGCGTTACGCAATATCGATTTGACGCTCAACAAAGGTGAAGTGCACTGTTTAGCAGGCACCAATGGGTGTGGGAAAAGCACATTAATCAAAACCATCAGCGGTGTCTATACCCCTGATGATGGTAGTAAAATCGAAATTGACGGCAAAAGCTATCACCGTTTAACACCCGATAAAGCCCGCGAATTGGGCGTACAGGTTATCTATCAAGATTTGTCCTTATTTCCAAACTTAACTGTTGCGGAAAATATCGCTTTTGAACTGAATCTCAAAGGCTATTTTGGTTGGTTTCGTCAACAGCAGCTGCGTAAAAAAGCATTAGAGATCCTAAACGAGTTGGCTTTCACCATTAATCCAGACACCCCCGTCCAGTTTCTCCCTATCGCGCAGCGCCAACAAGTGGCCATTTGCCGTGCTTTAGTGGCAGATGCACGCCTCGTCATTATGGATGAACCAACCGCTTCATTAACTCGAACAGAAGTCAATCAGCTATTATCAACGGTTAATTACCTAAAAGATAAAGGTATTACCGTTGTATTTGTTAGCCACCGTTTGGAAGAAGTTAAAGAGATTTCTGACCGCATCACCGTGATCCGTGATGGTCAAAAAATTGGCACGTGGCCAGCAGAGGGGCTCACCACACGTAAAATTACTGAACTCATGACGGGTTTAGACATTGTCCATACACGCAAACCGCCCAATAATGCAGAAGAGCGCCGCTCAGTATTAGAGCTGAAAAATTTCAGCCGTGCGGGGCAATATAGTGATATTTCCCTAAACTTAAAACGTGGTGAAGTACTGGGTCTATGTGGGTTACTAGGCTCCGGTCGTACTGAACTTGCCTTATCACTGTTTGGGATCACCCACCCAGATAGTGGCGAAATGAAGATTGAAGGCAAGCCAGTTAAGCTAAAAAACAATACCGACGCCATTAAACACGGCATTGGCTATGTTTCTGAAGATCGCCTAACGTTAGGGGCTATTTTGCAGCAATCCATTGCAGACAATATGGTGATTTCGATTCTAGAAAGCCTTAAAACGCCACTGCATTTAATCGATGAAAAACAGTGCCAAGAAATTGTGCAAAAGTGGATTGCCGACTTAGATATCAAAGTGACTGATCCCAATAACCCCCTCTCGACTTTATCAGGGGGTAATCAACAAAAAGTGGTGTTGGCAAAGTGGATTTTGACGCGTCCTAAAGTGTTGATTTTAGACTCCCCCACAGTTGGGGTCGATATTGGTGCAAAAGACAGTATTTATAAGCTTATCCATCGTTTATCCGGAGTGGGTATTTCCATTTTGTTGATTACCGATGAAGCCTCCGAAGCATATTACAACTGCGACCGAATTTTACATATGAAACAAGGCACTATCGTCAAAGAAATTGTGACGGATTCCATCCATGAGCAGCAATTGGAGGAAATCATCAATGGTTAATTGGCAAAAACTACGCCCCCAATCTGTCGAAGGTTGGTTAATCTGGGTCATCCTGATAATGGTGGTTTTCTTCACCACCATGAGCCCACAATTTCTGACACTCCAAAACTTACTCGACCTCAGTGAAAGCTATGCGGTAACCGGTATCTTTGCTTTAGGGTTATTTGTCGTGTTGGTCACTGGTGGGATTGATATTTCCTTTGCCGCAGTGGCTTCTGTTGTGCAATACGTGATTGCCACATGGCTACTGCAAGGCTTTATTGCCAGCCCTGCATTAAGTATCACACTGGCAATTATCATCGGGATCACTTTCGGCTTAATCAACGCTATTTTAATTTACTCTCTCAATGTGGTTTCGATCATTATTACCATCAGTATGCAATCACTGCTATTTGGTATGTTGATGTGGCTAACCAACGGGCACAGCATTTACGACCTGCCTGATTGGTGGATCGATCCTGTGACCATCTTACCGTTTGAAGTAGACGGGGAGTATTACCAAATTGGTCTGCCACTGGTTGTCATGTTAGGAATTGCTTGTTTAACGTGGATTTTGATGAATAAAACCCACATTGGTCGCCAACTGTACGCGGTTGGAGGTAGCCAAGAATCGGCATCTCGTATCGGTATCCGAGTATGGGTTATCTACCTGTTTGCGTACGGTTACCTTGGTGCAATGGCCGCCATTGGCGGCATGTTGCAAACCTACCGTATGAGTGAAGTGGTACCCAGCGCCCTCGTTGGTGGTGAGCTAGATGTCCTCGCTGCGGCAGTATTAGGGGGTGCAAGCTTATCCGGCGGGCGCGGAACGGTAATCGGCACGCTGATGGGGGTATTCCTGATCGGTATTTTGAAAAACGGACTTAATCTGATTGGTGTCTCAAACTACTTCGTCAATATCGTCATCGGTATGGTTATTCTTATTGCGATTTGTATTACCCACTACAAGAAACGCAAAGAGACGGACGTAGGTTTTGTTTAACAGGAATATCACCATGAAAAAACAAGCTTTTTTTAAAATTGATGGCTCTGTTATCGGACTGCTTTCAATCTTTGTACTGGCTATCGCAGCCTTTAGTATCGCCATGCCAGGGCATTTTTTCACTCAAAACACCTTTTTGAGTATTACCTTTCAACTCCCTGAATTGGGCTTACTGACGTTTGCCATGTTTGTGCCCATGTTAAGTGGCGGATTGAATCTAGCAATTATTAGCACCGCCAACTTAACTGGATTATTTATGGCGTGGGTATTTATTAATTACCTACCCGTCGATGCCGGCACAGGCACGCAGATTATGTGGCTTGCTATTGCTTTAGTTGGCGCGACCGTGATCGCCGTGATTATCGGTAGTTTAACAGGACTAATGATTTCCCATATTGGTGCGCACCCTATCCTCGTGACCTTAGGGACAATGACTATCATCAGCGGTATTGGGGTGTATTTGACCAAAGGCGCGGCGCTCAGTGGCATGCCACCAATTGTGCGCGCTATCGGCTCTGATACTGTTTTGGGTGTGCCGATTGCTATGATTATCTTTATTGTCACCGCCGTTTTATTGGCACTGTTCTTAGGCTGCACTCGCTTAGGTAGGAACATTTACATGAGCGGCAGCAATATCAACGCAACCTGGTTTAGTGGCATTCGAACTGACCGTGTCATGATCGCCATTTATACCCTTTCTAGCCTGCTGTGTGTACTGGCAGGGCTGATTATGATGGCACGCTTTAACTCTGCGCGCATGGGCTACGGTGACTCTTATCTATTACTGACCATCCTTGCCATCGTATTAGGCGGAACTAACCCATTTGGGGGAGTTGGTAAGGTGAGCCGAGTCTTCTGTGCACTCTTGGTTTTGCAGGTGATTGCAACGGGCTTAAGCCTACTCGGTATTAGCCTGCACTTTAACCTTGCGGTTTGGGGTATCACCTTAATTTTGGCATTAGCGTTCAAATTCTTCAAAGAAAAGTGGAGCGCCAAACGTGCTATGACCCGTAATCAAAAATGTAATAAAGCATCGCCACAAAGTTAAATTTTTCAGGGAGATTATTATGCGCAAGCATCCGATTGGGATATATGAAAAAGCCTTACCGAAAAACAGCAGTTGGTTAGAAAAGTTAGCTATCGCCAAAGCCGCAGGGTTCGATTTTGTTGAAATGTCAGTGGATGAAACTGACGAACGCCTTGCTCGATTAGACTGGAGCCAAGCAGAGCGCTTAGAACTGGTTAAAGCCATGCAAGACACGGGAGTTCGCATTCCAAGTATGTGTTTATCCGGTCATCGCCGCTTTCCATTTGGTAGCCATGACGAAGGGACACGTTTAATGGCATATACCTTAATGGAAAAAGCTATCAAACTCGCTCAAGACCTTGGTATCCGCACTATCCAGTTGGCTGGCTACGATGTGTACTATGAAGAACAAGATCCCCAAACCATTGCAAACTTCGAAAAAGGCATGCAATGGGTCAGTGAAATCGCCGCAGCATCTCAAGTGATGTGCGCAGTGGAGATCATGGATACACCATTTATGAACTCTATTAGCAAATGGCAAGCCCTGTCTGACAAAATTCGTTCTCCATGGTTCAACGTTTATCCTGATGTCGGTAACCTAACAGCTTGGGGTAATGATGTGGAGCAGGAGTTTACCAAAGGTATTGAGCGTGTTGCGGCTATTCATTTGAAAGATACTTACGCCGTCACCGAGACCTGTAAGGGCCAGTTCCGTGATGTGCCATTTGGTGAAGGTTGTGTCGATTTCGTGAATTTATTCAAGCTGTTAAAACGTCTCAATTACCGTGGCACTTTCCTGATTGAAATGTGGACGGAAAAAGCCGATGAGCCACTAATGGAAATTATTAAGGCGCGTCAGTGGATGGAAGACAAAATGCAGCAAGCGGGTTGGAACAACGCGTAAAGGAGCCCAACATGAGCACATTTTTTATGGGTGTTGACCTCGGCGGAACGGTAATTAAAGCGGGGATCTACACACCTGAAGGCCAAGAAATTACCGTTGCTGAACACCCGTTTCCTACCGAAAGCCCTGAAGCGGGTTTCAGCGAACGAAATATGGATGAATTGTGGCAAGCCACTTGCCATGTTATCCGTGATGCCATTAAAAATAGCCGCTTAAATGCTTCTCAAATTTCAGGGGTCAGCTTTTCTTCACATGGAAAAGGCCTCTACTTACTGGATAAAAAAGGGAAACCAGTTCGAAAAGGGATTGTGTCGTCGGACTCACGTGCCCAAGCGATTGTTGACGAATGGCAGCAAAATGGCACCGCAGACCAAGCTTACCCGCTGAGTTTACAGCAGCTTTGGGCGTCTCACCCAGTGGCGTTACTGCGATGGTTAAAAGACTACGAGCCCGATAGCTACCGAGATACAGGCCATGTTCTTATGGTACACGACTATATTCGTTATCGACTCACGAACCAAATTGCCTGTGAAGAAACCAATATTTCTGGCAGCCAACTGTATAACCAAACACACTCAAATTATGATCCTAAACTCTGCCAACTGTTTGGCATTGATGAGGTAAATGACAAACTTGCACCTGTTATCAATTCCGCCGAGCTTGCAGGCACAGTCACACAGCAAGCCGCTTCAGAGTCAGGTCTTGTAGAGGGTACGCCCGTGTTTGGCGGTTTTTTTGATGTCGTTGGCGCTGCATTAGCGTCTGGTGTCAGTCAAAAAGACAAACTGAGTGCAGTTGCGGGGACATGGACTATTTCCACCCGAGTGTTTGATGAAATTGTTCCCTCAGACTACCCGTATGTTTGGAGTAAATACTGTATTCCAGGCAGCTATTTTGTCCATGAAGGTAGCCCAACATCAGCCAGTAATTTAGCTTGGTTTACCCGCCATTTCTTCAACCAGCGGCTGCAAGATTATCACGTACTCAACCATTGCGTGGCCGAAGGGGCAACTCGGAAGAACGATATTTTGTTCTTCCCATGGTTGTATGGTTCAAACTACCACAGTCACTTGCATGGTGGGTTATTGGGGTTAAGTTCACACCACACTGATGCGGATATTGTTTATGCGATTTATCAGGGGATCGTGTTCTCGCACCTATTGCACCAAGACCGCATAGTTGCCCTTGATAATACCACTGAGTCCATCCGTTTTAC of the Providencia rettgeri genome contains:
- a CDS encoding DeoR/GlpR family DNA-binding transcription regulator, producing the protein MLQAERHKLICSHVAQKGSALVRELAQLCLVSQETIRRDLTVLARENRIIRSFGGAVAIDQEEMPMVNVMPSSVKLSQMVDGAESFRKRTEEHPDAKMKISKAALKFIQPGDCIMLDNSSTCWFLARQIPDIDITVVTNSVKIIQALACRDRVRVIGIGGEYSERHDDFHGPIAESIIRSFQIKTLFLSCQGFNIENGIRDGSEINSKLKNIMLQVSENTVLLADNSKLGKYAFSQVCTFDDINVLITNKLDDTRFQKQFPNLNIIECDK
- a CDS encoding substrate-binding domain-containing protein; the protein is MNTKKLVLPCLMSVALLSNVAMAESQKAQKPFTMGVVVKVGGIPWFNVMEQGITEEGKKLGVNAFQVGPTTADPAEQVRAIEDLIAKKVDVIGVVPNDAKVLEPVLKRAQEAGIKVITHESPNQTNADWDFELLDTQSMGANHMKDMAACMGEEGKYAMFVGSLTVPLVNEWADAAIAYQKANYPKMQMVDDRFGVAESVDDSMRTANDLLSKHKDLKGIMSFGSQGPIGAGRAIDKRRKNDETCVFGTFTPGQGIKLLEKGAIDGGYISNPKVAGQVFVQVATAMMNGEEIKDGISIGDMGEIKVSGNTILSDNPVNLNIENTKKLVDVGL
- a CDS encoding sugar ABC transporter ATP-binding protein, which produces MTATSKADKSDPLITLRDLSKSFGGHRALRNIDLTLNKGEVHCLAGTNGCGKSTLIKTISGVYTPDDGSKIEIDGKSYHRLTPDKARELGVQVIYQDLSLFPNLTVAENIAFELNLKGYFGWFRQQQLRKKALEILNELAFTINPDTPVQFLPIAQRQQVAICRALVADARLVIMDEPTASLTRTEVNQLLSTVNYLKDKGITVVFVSHRLEEVKEISDRITVIRDGQKIGTWPAEGLTTRKITELMTGLDIVHTRKPPNNAEERRSVLELKNFSRAGQYSDISLNLKRGEVLGLCGLLGSGRTELALSLFGITHPDSGEMKIEGKPVKLKNNTDAIKHGIGYVSEDRLTLGAILQQSIADNMVISILESLKTPLHLIDEKQCQEIVQKWIADLDIKVTDPNNPLSTLSGGNQQKVVLAKWILTRPKVLILDSPTVGVDIGAKDSIYKLIHRLSGVGISILLITDEASEAYYNCDRILHMKQGTIVKEIVTDSIHEQQLEEIING
- a CDS encoding ABC transporter permease; the protein is MVNWQKLRPQSVEGWLIWVILIMVVFFTTMSPQFLTLQNLLDLSESYAVTGIFALGLFVVLVTGGIDISFAAVASVVQYVIATWLLQGFIASPALSITLAIIIGITFGLINAILIYSLNVVSIIITISMQSLLFGMLMWLTNGHSIYDLPDWWIDPVTILPFEVDGEYYQIGLPLVVMLGIACLTWILMNKTHIGRQLYAVGGSQESASRIGIRVWVIYLFAYGYLGAMAAIGGMLQTYRMSEVVPSALVGGELDVLAAAVLGGASLSGGRGTVIGTLMGVFLIGILKNGLNLIGVSNYFVNIVIGMVILIAICITHYKKRKETDVGFV
- a CDS encoding ABC transporter permease: MKKQAFFKIDGSVIGLLSIFVLAIAAFSIAMPGHFFTQNTFLSITFQLPELGLLTFAMFVPMLSGGLNLAIISTANLTGLFMAWVFINYLPVDAGTGTQIMWLAIALVGATVIAVIIGSLTGLMISHIGAHPILVTLGTMTIISGIGVYLTKGAALSGMPPIVRAIGSDTVLGVPIAMIIFIVTAVLLALFLGCTRLGRNIYMSGSNINATWFSGIRTDRVMIAIYTLSSLLCVLAGLIMMARFNSARMGYGDSYLLLTILAIVLGGTNPFGGVGKVSRVFCALLVLQVIATGLSLLGISLHFNLAVWGITLILALAFKFFKEKWSAKRAMTRNQKCNKASPQS
- a CDS encoding L-ribulose-5-phosphate 3-epimerase, with protein sequence MRKHPIGIYEKALPKNSSWLEKLAIAKAAGFDFVEMSVDETDERLARLDWSQAERLELVKAMQDTGVRIPSMCLSGHRRFPFGSHDEGTRLMAYTLMEKAIKLAQDLGIRTIQLAGYDVYYEEQDPQTIANFEKGMQWVSEIAAASQVMCAVEIMDTPFMNSISKWQALSDKIRSPWFNVYPDVGNLTAWGNDVEQEFTKGIERVAAIHLKDTYAVTETCKGQFRDVPFGEGCVDFVNLFKLLKRLNYRGTFLIEMWTEKADEPLMEIIKARQWMEDKMQQAGWNNA
- a CDS encoding FGGY-family carbohydrate kinase, giving the protein MSTFFMGVDLGGTVIKAGIYTPEGQEITVAEHPFPTESPEAGFSERNMDELWQATCHVIRDAIKNSRLNASQISGVSFSSHGKGLYLLDKKGKPVRKGIVSSDSRAQAIVDEWQQNGTADQAYPLSLQQLWASHPVALLRWLKDYEPDSYRDTGHVLMVHDYIRYRLTNQIACEETNISGSQLYNQTHSNYDPKLCQLFGIDEVNDKLAPVINSAELAGTVTQQAASESGLVEGTPVFGGFFDVVGAALASGVSQKDKLSAVAGTWTISTRVFDEIVPSDYPYVWSKYCIPGSYFVHEGSPTSASNLAWFTRHFFNQRLQDYHVLNHCVAEGATRKNDILFFPWLYGSNYHSHLHGGLLGLSSHHTDADIVYAIYQGIVFSHLLHQDRIVALDNTTESIRFTGGPTQSPLWMQMFCDASNLPLDVVNVQQSGCQAAALCAAVGTGYYSGFDAAIAASTPKITTYQPNASGHQQLRDKFARFKAVADALASH